Genomic segment of Motacilla alba alba isolate MOTALB_02 chromosome 26, Motacilla_alba_V1.0_pri, whole genome shotgun sequence:
TGGTTTATTCAGAGTACAGAGCCCagcctgtgaggagcagaggaaaacatgGCTTTTGTTACTCCTTCAGTACGGCAAAAATCACCTGAATCTCAGCTTCTGGAGCTCGTACTGGGTAGAAGTTGCCCAGCAGGAAAGGCCAGGCGTGCACGCTCAGCTGAAGCACTGGTGCCCTTCTGAAGGGTCTCTCCCGGGTTTCTGTGGAATGgccagcactgggatggacGGGATTGAGCTCATCTGCCAAAGCAGGAAGGCCAGCTGGATGGAGATCCCAGTTCATATTTACAGACTGATTAATGCTTGAGTCACTTAGAAATTCCCTCCACACTTACATGGAGCTTTCATTGAGTCACTTTCataaacacttcagaaaaacagaagattCCCTGttcctaaaaaaaaccaaaaaatccaaacctgtAGTTTTTCCTGTGATTCATTAAAGCAGGGCTGCCCCCTtatccagggctgctctcccatttccagggctgatcttttccttcctctccttttcattATTGTGTAAAGTTAGAACAATATCTGAAGCTCTGATCAAAGGCACCCACAGTTCCTGACGGATGTTGCTGATAGAGAGGGAGGGGTGTCTCTAAGTGTGAGCTTTCCTCTGCGTGTGTTTGCTTCAGGGTTAAAATCCAGCTCCAAACTGGACTCACAGGATGAATGTCTCTAATTTGGTCATGGAGAAGAtattttgggttgggttttttatgcCTCTTGTCAAGGTAATGCAAacacttttccttttaagagcaaaaatcaatttttttagtttatttcatGTTAATCACATGGCTGCGTTTCGGAATGCAGGTGGGACCAGCAAATTTCACCAGCTCTTTGAGTGAAGCCAAGTTCTATAATTTAACTCCCAGTGTTCCAGTGTAGCTCTAccagctgctgtgtggggaTGTTCCACAATTCTGACTCCTGCTCGTGTGTCTCGAGGGAAGCATTTGTGGTTTTGATACTGGGATGTGGCAAAAGAGCCATTCCAAGAAGCACTGCCTTCTGAGCTGTCCTTTCATTTGAGCCAGGCCCACTCTTTCCTGCCTAAATGAGGTCCTTGTGCAGTCCCACCAGCAGTGGGTGACAGTTTGCCATCGCTGTTCGTGCCGGGGTTTCTGGAAGCGCACGGCGAGGCTGGCACGGGCTGGCTCTGcactcagagcagggagctTTGTTCACTGAGTGCCATTCCCAGCATCAGCAGAGTTGGGCTTGTGTGGGACTGAGTGCAGGgccctcccccagctccacagagctgctgtgcttggcTCGGAACGGGGGATCTGCTGTTTGtgccctcccagctgggagcacaaGGGTGAAGCACACCTGAGAAGGTGCAGACAACGTTTGTTTGGAGCAGTTGCTCAAGGGAAAAATGTGTGTGCTGTGGCAGGAAAAGGGCATTTAGGGTCAGAACCCTTGAGGAGGTCACACATGCTAAAGTCTGTTGTAAGTTAAACAGACTTTGGTGAAGGCCTGGGGCTCACTCCTGCCTTTCAGCGGAGCAGGTgactggagcagaggaagagccCATGTCTCTCTGAGGACgtgccagtgcagagcagaagagTCATTTGTACCCTGTAGAAAGGAGAAGGTGTGAGCTGTCCTggtggccagcagccaggggcaCGGGCTGCAGTCTCGCACTCAGGTGTTAttctcagcaggagcagcagctctgctgggcatgGGGTGCTGCTGTCAGTGGCACGCAGGGGAACAGAGCACTGTCACAGGCTTTCACAAACGCTCAGAATTCAGCCCAGAACCATTTCACTGGAAATCAGTGATTAGATTTCTTTGAGCCAAGACGCCTCTGAGGGCTCTTTTGAATCCATGTCTggttttctgtgtcttttgttGCATAAATATTTGGTTTCTTATGGTGGTGAACACGGAGGTAATACTTTCATATCTCTCTATGAGATTTCGTTTTGTTTTTAGACCTTTACAGTCATCGTTGAATAGGATAAGCCTATGGATATCCTAACAAACAGATTTCCAGATGGAATGGCTGATTCATGGAATAACtggggttggaagagacctctgagCTCATCGAGTGCAGCCGTTAAGCGCTGTAAATGTAGAGCCTAGAATGTGTGAGTTGTCTCAATTCTTACAAGCACCAAAGGAAACCTCATCATTCCTGTCTTGAGAAACTGAACTCTGTTTAGTCTGAATGAGAACATTAAAGATTTTATTAACAATTCACAGATTCATGGCTCTTGCGAGAGTGAAACTCTTTAATTGCTCAACATGAAATTCTTTGATGGTGACATAGTCAAGGAGAGCACACAACTGCTTCTTTCACTGATGCGACAATGAATGATTAAATCTTTTGTTGAGCAAGAGTTGGTACTTACCTTCTTTCCTTCCACACAGCTGAGGAATGTAAGTCATGGCCCTGGCAGGTAGCTGTGGTATGAGGATGTTTGTAGACTGGATGTACTGGGGAGATGCTGTGTTTTTAAGCAGGATTTGTCTTTATTGCCTTTGTTTCTAGCAGATAACAGGACATGAATCAGACTGTGTTAAATTCTCTTGAAATGGGAAACTGGGGGAAAGGAATATTAACTACAAGGCCCTGTTTCTTTAGCTAGTTTGAGTGtattaaaatgcagatttgtttttgtgttgcaggcccagcacagggacacattCATTGAGGAGCGCTATGGGAAGTACAACATCAGTGATCCATTgatggctctgcagagggattttGAGACACTCAAAGAGGGGAATCATGGTGAAAAGCAGCCAGTATGCTCCAATCCTTTATCTATTTTGAAAGTGGTGATGAAACACTGCAAGAATATGCAGGAAAGAATGTTATCCCAGCtagctgctgcagaaagcagacACAGAAAGGTGGGTTTTGCCTCAATTAAGATGTGCAGCAGTTATAGTTGCATTGTAATAACAAGTTAACTGCAGCAAAAACACTTGAGTTCCCTGAGGCTTGGTCACTGAAAGGACTTTGCACCTTTGTTTAAACTTCTCACTCCAGATGATGCAGCTGGTGAGCTAATTAGTTATAATTCCAGAATTTGAAGTATACACAAGATGCTTTTGTTAGGACACACCTAAAAGAATGTAGCTTACAGCTGGAGGTGTAATGCTTCCCAGAATGCAAGAAAGGGTTTCTGGAACACAGAATCCTCAGCAGACCTATCGCTGTTCTGCCTGGGCCTTGTTCTCTGTGGTtcctgaagagctgctgccaggggaaggCACCTCCTTGAGCTTCCCTAAGGAAGTATGGAGTGaccaaaagtatttttcttgccATTTGGCCTCTTTAATGAAGCACCCATTATTCTTCAGACATACCTTTATGTGAATTGGCACCAATAAAGTGCTTGGTCGTGTGTCAGACCATACCACCACAAAAATTGATGTCCCTAGAACTAAGAGCAAGGCTGGGCTTCACTTCTCAGCCAAATACCCAGCTAAGTCATACAGtaaaatcagatattttttcaccttttcctgTCTACTTCAAGTATACAAGGATGTGTACTTGGTAAATATTTAAGCATTATTTTGAAGCTTAAATTTCAGGAAGACTGAGGAGCAGCTAAATTCATGGTGAGCATGTGTTGGGAGAGCTTAGTTTTGGTGATAAGCAGAGCCTCTTGGGAAGTTTGTGTTCTGGCTTTTTTGTTAATAGCATTTCAATTATTCATGTAATTCAGTGTTAAAGCTGAAGGAGCTCCTTCACTGGGCCCTTATGGGAAGCAGCTTCACTTCAAGAGCTCATCTTGTTCTTAAGTGGAAGAACAAAttaatgttctttaaaataaactttacaCTGGAGTCCTCAAATCCCTGTAAGGCgctgggagcaggctgtgtGGGATTGCTGCTGGAGCCGCAGCAGGGACTGTCCTGTTCCTAGAGCCCTGTGTCTCCTGCGTGCAgcactctgctcctgctgggcccTGGGCTGATTTCCTGCCAGGAAATTCTGACTTCCAAGGGACAAgaggcacaaactgaaatacaggaatttCCAGCTGAATGTGAGGAAAAACTGACTGACGGTGAGGGTGACAgaacactggagcaggctgtggaGGGGTTGTGgattctcctgccctgccaatATTGAGAGCCCTCCTGGGCTGGTGTGTGCAACCTGCTCCAGGGCCAGGCCTGGGCAAGGGGAGGGACTGGGTGATCTCCAGagctcccctccagccccagcccttctGGAACGAGGCACCATTCATAACATGGGCCTGCCAAGGATAGTGCACAGCTGGGGGAAAGGGTGCAATTTGGGTATTTAACAATGAAATTGATCCAGGGGGAGGTTTCCTAACACCTTTCACACACTGACTCAAATTGACCAGATAATAACACTTATTGGACTCGtcccaaagctgcttttctgtgcttcGAGTTGAGCTCGGGTGTCTGGAGCTGCCGTGGTGGCTCTCCTGTGTCActctggagccctggcagctgtcCCATGTCACTCTGGAGCCGTGGTGGCTCTCCTGTATCACTCTGGAGCTGCCATGGAGGCTGTCCCATGTCACTCTGGAGCCGTGGTGCCTTGTCCCGTGTCACTCTGGAGCCGTGGCGGCTCTCCCGTGTCACTCTGGAGCCATGGCAGCTATCCCATGTCACTCTGGAGCCGTGGTGGCTGTCCCGTGTCACTCTGGAGCCGTGGTGGCTGTCCCATGTCACTCTGGAGCCGTGGTGGCTGTCCCGTGTCACTCTGGAGCCGTGGCAGCTCTCCCGTGTCACTCTGGAGCCGTGGTGGCTGTCCCATGTCACTCTGGAGCCATGGCAGCTATCCCATGTCACTCTGGAGCCGTGGCAGCTCTCCCGTGTCACTCTGGAGCCGTGGTGGCTGTCCCATGTCACTCTGGAGCCATGGCAGCTATCCCATGTCACTCTGGAGCCGTGGCAGCTCTCCCGTGTCACTCTGGAGCCGTGGTGGCTCTCCTGTGTCACTCTGGAGCCATGGCAGCTATCCTGTGTCACTCTGGAGCCGTGGCAGCTCTCCCGTGTCACTcaggccctgctctgtgcctcgAGGCCCTGGCGTTGATGGCTGCTGTGTGTTGGGCAGGTGATCCTGgacctggaggaggagaggcagcgGCACGCCCAGGACACGGCCGAGGGGGACGATGTCACCTACATGCTGGAGAAGGAGCGGGAGCGGCTCACCCAGCAGGTACCAGCCGCAGCAGcgggcagctgggcagggctgtgctgaaagaaagagcagcaggaacctCCCTGGGGAAGGCACTCCTAGCTTTTATCATCTTGATACGAACAGCAACCTCACGCTGCTCAGCGTGTTTTGGTAGCTGAGCAGTGCTAAAAGGTATTAATAGGCAATCAGATGCTTTGAAATCTTACTTCAGCCTGAAATCCGAGGAGTTTGGAAGAACAGGGTTGCATTTACAATTGATAGCTCGCTGCAGTACTCAAAATTCAGAATAAGTCATGGGAGATCTCCTGGGGGTGTTGTTCAGAGAtgctaataaatatttaagcCACTGTTTTCTGTTACTCCAGCGCTGTGGCCTTTGTTAAGCATACATAACACATCAGCATTTTGAAGCCTAAATGCCTGTAAAAGGCAAGCTGACAAAGTGGTAAATGAGGTGGAAGGGAGCTTTGCTTGTTCCATCAGTGCGTGGCAGACTGGGTGTGTATCTCACTAAAGGCCAGTCGAGTTTCACACAGGATAAAACTACTAGGAAGTAATAATTGTTACTGTGTGCAAGCTGAGTTGTTCCAGACTGATTTGCTGATTTCTGGTGCAATAACCTTTCTTAGCCATTGTCGTTTTTTACTGTGTGATTTCTCCAAGATACACAGTAAACCTGTTCCCTTTTGGAGTGGTGCCCTTCATTGCTTTCAGGAAGTTTTATTGCACCcttaaaatctcttttgttCTTAACTTCCAGGTGGAGTTTGAAAAGTCCCAAGTGAAAAAGTTtgagaaagagcagaagaagCTGTCGagccagctggaggaggagagggcacGCCACAAGCAACTGTCTTCCATGCTGGTTGTGGAGTGCAAGAAAGCCACTGCCAAAGCAGCTGAAGAGGGCCAGAAGACAGCAGAACTGAGCTTGAAattggaaaaggagaagagtAAGGTGAGTAagctggaagaggagctggcagccaaGAGGAAGCGGGGTTTGCAGATGGAAGCACAAGTAGAAAAGCAGCTCTCGGAGTTTGACATTGAAAGAGAGCAGCTGAAAGCTAAGctgaacagagaagaaaaccgTACAAAAGCACTCAAAGAAGAGGTGGAATGTCTGAAGAAAGCCCTGAAAGAGCTGGAGGCTTCTTGCCAGGAGCACAGTCCCTCCAAGCCCGTGCATCCCAGCCCCGCGGTGACATCCAGGGGGGTCACAACTGACAGTCCCCCAATGAAGTCTGTGTCCTGCCAGACCGAGAGCCTGCAGGCAGAGCGGGCAAAcgctgccagcaccagcagagctgttcaCACCGTGTTTGCCAGCCCCTCTGCACCCGCTCCTTCCTATGCAAAATCCAATGGGCATTGTGACACAGACGCGCAGATGGGTGGGGAGACAAATGCTGCAGAGAGCCAAGCTCACAGGGAGAAATCTGCTGCCACCTCCGAAAGCGCGGTGGAGAATGGAAGCTCTCCTGTAAGAACAGAGTCACCGGTGCACGTGATGCCGCAGCTCCCCTCTGCTGGGGcgtccctgtcccccagcagcacagctgcctcctcGCTGaccccttctccctgctcctcaccagtGCTGACTAAACGCTTGGTGGgagcctctgccagcagccctggctaCCAGTCCTCCTACCAGGTGGGCATCAACCAGCGTTTCCATGCGGCCAGGCACAAGTTCCAGTcgcaggcagagcaggagcaccagCCGGGCGGCCTGCAGAGCCCACCCTCCCGGGACCTGTCTCCCACCCTGGCAGACAACTCCGCTGCCAAGCAGCTGGCCCGCAACACGGTCACGCAGGTGCTGTCCAGGTTCACCAGCCAGCAGGGCCCCATCAAGCCCGTCTCCCCCAACAGCTCCCCTTTTGGCACGGACTACCGAAACCTGGCCAGCGCTGTCAGCCCCAGAGCCgaggctgggcactgcccaagCCCTGTCAAGGTTTCCAGCCCGCTGAGCCCCTTGTCTCCTGGGATCAAGTCACCAACCATCCCCAGGGCAGAACGAGGGAACCCTCCGCCCATTCCTCCCAAGAAACCCGGCCTGGCTCAGTcgcctgctgctcctgctccgcCGAGCAAGGGCCCCTCGCTGGGTGCCCCCATGGACGTGGCCAGCGGCTGCTCTAACAGCACTGTCGTGTCGAATGGCAAGGACCTGGAGATCCTCCTGCCAAGCAGCAGCTAGTCTCCAGAAAATGGGAATGTCACATTCCACAGCTTAGCTTACGCTGGAGCTAAGACACTGTTTTTCCACTCCATGTTATTTATTTCCATAGTAGCAGATTCTGTCTgtataaagcattttttttctttttaataggtaggaaaatatttttgtttatgaaGAAACCTTAACTACAGCTATACAGTAGCCTCCAAATGTCTCATGGCAGCAGTCAAATCATTAGAGATAACAACCATAATCGTGTGGTGGGACCTATCAACCTCTAATGGGACTGAAATGCTACTTTTAAAttatgcagaaataatttttgcagaCTTTTTATTCCAGATGAACATTTTATAGAAGTGCCTGAAATAAGCCTGCAATATGAATGTGATTCTCGGGAAAAGGTGAGGAGGGGAACATCTAGCTGCAGAAACGAATTCTTCTGAGTCCTGAATGTTGAAACCAAcactggttttccttttaaatcttTCCATTTGCTAGGATAAGTTAGCAAATGTGCTACAGGTTCTGCCAGGTGACCGCCAGACTggtgcagccagccaggctgtgtcCTCCAGGACGTAGCTCCCAGCTATTTGAGGAAGCACACAGGAGTTTCTTGGGATAAAATTTAGTTGTGGTGTCATCCAGATTACTTCTCTGTTAGTATTCTTTGTCCATACAgctctttctgctttgctgccaAGACGCCTGTGTGCTTCAAATGGCTGAACTCTGGTTTCTGGTGTACCACCTGGAATTTTAAAGCTCTTCAAGCATTCTACTGTTGTGTGTAGAACTTCTGAGAAAAGGATCTTTCTGTTACTTGACAAAGATCTCACTAGTACTTGAAAAAGTAACTCATCCATCCAATACAGGTTTTTTGCAACGCCTGTAACATGGGATCTTCCACTTTAAGCAAAAGCAATAATTTTGTTCCCCATCTGTGTCAGTTAAGTCTGACTGACCTGGGTTTTACCCACTAGCTGTGGGTAGCTTTCCTTGGCTGCAAATACGGAACCAAATcattgctgctgtggaattGAGTATGTGGATATGTGTAAGTGTGTCACACATACATGCTAAACACACGGTGTATTGGGGAAGTATTTATCTCTTCTTGATCTTCTGCCTCATATGAAGAAAACATGGCAATtcactgagattttaaaaaactccTCAGTGAGGAGTTGCCCAAGTTTGAGGCAGATCATGTGTGTGGAGAAGTGTTTGGgcccaggagaagcagctggttCCTGTGCAGAAATGTTTGCTGCACGAAAACCAGCAGGCACAGCACGGTGGCTTTCTGAGTCATTGTGCTGAGAAACACAGGACAGACAGCACGGGTCAGCGGCAGAGGCTGGGAGCACGACCCCGAGTTAATGATCTTGGGTGCTGGATGTGAGCTGATCCTGAATTTAGAAACTGGACTTGCTGCTCAGTGTCGTCCAGCGTGGAGcccttccctcagcagcagagtgGTGTTAGCCCAGCTCCCGTGCCACAGGCACGTTCTCCTGGGTCAGGTTGCACTGTTGCATCCGGCACGATCCCTTGGTGCCGCGGGAGGGGCAGAGCTCCGTGGCAGAGTTCCCGTGGGCTCCAGCCTCGTTCCGCAGGGCTCTGCGCTGCTTTGGGGGGCTCTTGTTGGAGTGACCCCGCACAGCCGTGGCAGGGGTCTGGAGGTTTGCACAGGCCTTTCAGTAGCCTTTCAGGCAGGGGCATTATGGGCTGTTGTTCCCAATCCAGTGGAGCAGTCTGTGTGTtagcagcagggacacacaggcagccagagctgaatGGGCAGTGACTCCTTTGGAAGCACATTTATTACTTTCTTAACTAAGTGTCCACAGCAGATTATTTTGCTCTTGCTGAGAGTAAAAGTAAAAATGGATGGGCAGATAGACAGATTTTGGCCCATGTATCCCTTCTGATCGAAAAGTGAGGCTTTTGTATACACTGCTTTAATGAGTTTCTTTACTTTTACATTAATCTGACTGGTATTATCCCCTTTATTGATAGCTCTAGAGAGAGAGAGTGGCTATGATGAAGTCTAATAGGAAATGCACTGAGTACTGTTTCTTCTAAAATATAATAGGGGAAGGGGTATgcaaaagaatgtatttttgctAGTAGACTAACTTCTGAAAGAAACTAAGCACAAGGGATTAAAATGGATCCAACTAATTCAGTAAGACATTTAGAGTTAGTATTTAACTGTTGATGTAGATTCTGTGTGAAAGCAACTAGGTATTTCTTCTCTAACTCACATGTGTCCTAAGCAGACATTGTTGCAGAGTTTGTCACTGGCTAATGGAGTATAATGAAGTGCAAAACATATAACACTAGTATTAATTCATTAACACTTGTAAATTTGTAAAGCCAAATGTACCAAGCTGAAGTCTTTAATCATTTTTATAGCTGATGGCATTAAACATGTTAAACATTCATATTATCAataaaggattttatttttaagatgtgCAAATTGCTTAAGGAAATGTTTGCAGTTGGGGCTGCCCAGCAGGAAACACCTGGTGGTAACTGGGCATCTGTGCCCACCTGGAACCTGGAGCTTTAATGGAAGCTCTGAAATATCAGAAGAAAGAGAATTTCCTGGGGCTACAGTGGGTCCTGAGCAGCCTTGGCTGCTGCGGCCAGAGCACATTGCTCCTCCCTCTCcatccacctgcagctgctggtgctggaagctgggagctgccctgggcagttgTGCTTCGGTGGCACAGCACACTCTGGATGCTCCAGACAGCTCTGGCTTTTAGGCACTTTTAAGTAAAAACAGTTTTTCTAGAGTACCACAGTGTCACAGTTCTGAACGGATGACAGTTTATGCTGACGAGCGCTGTGGGCTTGGGGGAGGAGATGCCCCAGCTCCCGGCTGATgctccagcaggctgcagcctcGTGGATGCGGCTCTGTTCTGTCCCCGGCATAGCTgcgagcagagcctggctgcaggagaagctgctttcTCTGGGATGCAGCCGGTCCGTGCACAGAACCATCGCCCTCTGCCCGGagagccggggctgctcccggtgcctccctgcccctctgcaggcagagcccgCAGCTCCCGAGCTCCCAGCGCGCCTCAGCAGTGACCTGATTCTCTTATCGTGCCTGTTCGCCGTTCAGCTGAACAGGTTTTGCAGCAGCCGGGGAAGAAGCTCTTGGTTCGTCCTCCGGGCTGGGTGACACCCCGAGGTCGTGCCAGTGCCGGCACCGGCCGAAAGCCACCAGACcggtgctgctccctgcccgggcaggagcggctcagccccagccccgctggcTTTCCACGGCGGCAGCGGTGGCAGGTCCTGGCCCCAGCGGGGGATGCTGACAAGCCCTCGGTGGGCAGCCCCGAGCCGGCTCCCGGTGCCCCGCCGCGGCGTGCGCCGAGCACGGGCGGGCCGGCCCGGTTCCGGTCCGGATCCTCGGGCTGCTGCCCGCTCCAGCCGGCTCCTCGGGCACGGGGCATTCCCTCGGCCCCTGAACGCAGCCGTGCCAGCCCGGCTCCCGCGGGTGCGGGGCGAGGAGGGGACCCGGGTTTCGTGCGGGGTATGGAGAGCGGTCCCAGGGTCTGTACGGGACAAGGGGGGAGCCCAGGGATTTGTGTGGGGAAAACAGGGGGCCTGGGGGTTTGCTGCGGGCCCTGCGGGTGTGGAGCTGTAGCTGGAAGTGTTGTCCCGAGCCCCCCTCGATGCCCGGCCTGCCTCCGGCGCTCCCGGGCCGGGCAGCAGAGCTCCGGGCAGCCTGGGAGAAGGACGAGGAGCCcagggccgggcaggggagCCCAGGACAcggcagggatgctcaggggccgggcaggggagctcaggacagggcagggatgcccACTGCAGCCCGGGAAGGGCTCGACCCGTGCCCGGTGCGCGGCGCAGCGGGGCCGCTGGAGGGCGAGCGGCGCCCGGGAAcgagaaggggaaggggaaggggaaggagaaggggaaggagaaggagaaggggaaggagaaggggaaagggaaggagaaggggaaagggaagttgaacgggccggggccgctccgtGCGAGACCGCTctgggcagcggcagcagcgcaGCCGGGACGGGAacgcggccccgccgcggggctCCCGCATCGCAGGCAGCCCCCAGCGAAGGGCGGATCGGTCACGGCACACCCCCGTTGCAGGACGCCCCCGTCGCGGGGCATCCCATCACCGCGCACCCCTATCGCAGGGAATCCCCCGCGAAGCGTGGTCGCCCCCAAAAGCTGCGAGCTACGTTTCTGTCAGGAAAAGCCTGGGCGTGCACTCAGCCGGGCACCAGCTCCGGGCCGCGGTGCCTGCGGACGCGGTTTGTTCGCGCAGCGCAGCCCCGGCTCTCCGCTCCGCCGGGGCGCTCGCGGCCAAGGCAGGCTTCCAGCGCTGAGTGTTGTTGNNNNNNNNNNNNNNNNNNNNNNNNNNNNNNNNNNNNNNNNNNNNNNNNNNNNNNNNNNNNNNNNNNNNNNNNNNNNNNNNNNNNNNNNNNN
This window contains:
- the CTTNBP2NL gene encoding CTTNBP2 N-terminal-like protein isoform X1; protein product: MGSGAAAAAAARGRAGRCGAAGAGPALGSVRPGALRPVLARRCSRGGAEVFRMNLEKLSKPELLTLFSILEGELEARDLVIEALKAQHRDTFIEERYGKYNISDPLMALQRDFETLKEGNHGEKQPVCSNPLSILKVVMKHCKNMQERMLSQLAAAESRHRKVILDLEEERQRHAQDTAEGDDVTYMLEKERERLTQQVEFEKSQVKKFEKEQKKLSSQLEEERARHKQLSSMLVVECKKATAKAAEEGQKTAELSLKLEKEKSKVSKLEEELAAKRKRGLQMEAQVEKQLSEFDIEREQLKAKLNREENRTKALKEEVECLKKALKELEASCQEHSPSKPVHPSPAVTSRGVTTDSPPMKSVSCQTESLQAERANAASTSRAVHTVFASPSAPAPSYAKSNGHCDTDAQMGGETNAAESQAHREKSAATSESAVENGSSPVRTESPVHVMPQLPSAGASLSPSSTAASSLTPSPCSSPVLTKRLVGASASSPGYQSSYQVGINQRFHAARHKFQSQAEQEHQPGGLQSPPSRDLSPTLADNSAAKQLARNTVTQVLSRFTSQQGPIKPVSPNSSPFGTDYRNLASAVSPRAEAGHCPSPVKVSSPLSPLSPGIKSPTIPRAERGNPPPIPPKKPGLAQSPAAPAPPSKGPSLGAPMDVASGCSNSTVVSNGKDLEILLPSSS
- the CTTNBP2NL gene encoding CTTNBP2 N-terminal-like protein isoform X2 codes for the protein MNLEKLSKPELLTLFSILEGELEARDLVIEALKAQHRDTFIEERYGKYNISDPLMALQRDFETLKEGNHGEKQPVCSNPLSILKVVMKHCKNMQERMLSQLAAAESRHRKVILDLEEERQRHAQDTAEGDDVTYMLEKERERLTQQVEFEKSQVKKFEKEQKKLSSQLEEERARHKQLSSMLVVECKKATAKAAEEGQKTAELSLKLEKEKSKVSKLEEELAAKRKRGLQMEAQVEKQLSEFDIEREQLKAKLNREENRTKALKEEVECLKKALKELEASCQEHSPSKPVHPSPAVTSRGVTTDSPPMKSVSCQTESLQAERANAASTSRAVHTVFASPSAPAPSYAKSNGHCDTDAQMGGETNAAESQAHREKSAATSESAVENGSSPVRTESPVHVMPQLPSAGASLSPSSTAASSLTPSPCSSPVLTKRLVGASASSPGYQSSYQVGINQRFHAARHKFQSQAEQEHQPGGLQSPPSRDLSPTLADNSAAKQLARNTVTQVLSRFTSQQGPIKPVSPNSSPFGTDYRNLASAVSPRAEAGHCPSPVKVSSPLSPLSPGIKSPTIPRAERGNPPPIPPKKPGLAQSPAAPAPPSKGPSLGAPMDVASGCSNSTVVSNGKDLEILLPSSS